A segment of the Halovivax limisalsi genome:
TGACGTTGGCGACCACTTGGTCACCTTCGGCCACCAGTTCGTGGATCTGATGGGTCATTTCGGCCATGCTGTCCAGCCACCCGGCAATCCAGTCGTGGACATCCGCGGGGGCCACCCGGACTTCCTCACCCATCCAATCGGTGTACGTCGTAGAGAAATCGTCCGCGAAGAACGCCGCGATCGCGTCCGGATCGCCGGCGTCCCACGCCGCGTAGTACTCGCGAATCAACTCCTTGTTTCGTCTCGTAGCGTTCTCCGCCATCGGTCTACTCCGCCTCACATTCAAGCGGAGGAAGTGATAGCTATTCTGGCGCCGGATCGCTGAAATCGGTGGGCCCGACCGCCGCACGTAGATAATTGCTCGATCAAGTACTGTAGCGGCCGTACCTTGCAGAAACGGGAACGTTCGGTCGGGCGATGCCGATGCAGGAGGTACTCGGTATCAGCGATCGGACTCCGCTACTCAAACCGGTGGTGATCTCACGCGGGCGGGCTCGCATCGTCACCGAAGCCGCTCCCGTACGTCTCGACGACTTCCGTAATGGTAACCTCGTACGCGTCGTACCACTCCGTCCACCGCTGTTTTGCACGTTCGTGGTCCGGATCCGCCCCGAACGACTCGAGCGCGTCGAGTGACTCCCAGTAGTAGACGACCAGCACCTCGTCGTTTTCGGGATGGTTCCACGTACGCTTTCCGCGATAGCCGTCCGTCTCCTCAGCGACCGCCTGAATCGCGTCGTTCAACTGGTGGAACTCGTCGTCGTACTCCCCCGGATCGAGGCGAAACGTAACCAGATACATCGATACCGCTGCCCACACAGTCGACGGTTAAGAATGCCCCCGTGAACGGCCACGACAGTCCCCTAGGGTCGCCGTCAATAGCAGGGACCGGACCGGCTTCCGGAAGAGCAATTGCTTCGACTCGTTCGGAACGGCCGGGCCGGAAATGCGAGCGTTCTTCCTACGGAGGGGCTCGCATTCGATTCTTCGAGAGTTTCGGCCGGCTTCCGATCTTCTGGGCACAATCTGAACACCACCCGGCCGTCGGAGAACGATTCTAAAACCCGCTCTGATGGACCAGAAGCTCCAAAATTCGTCCCATTAGAGTTAGATATAAGTCACTACTGCGCGTAGCCGATCCGGAAGTCGTCGTCTCCATCGGTCGTCGCCGGGGGACGTGCGCGACAACGAAAGAGTCACTGACTCTTTCGAGCATCGCGGGAACTTCGTTCCCGCTCAAAAATGTCCCGGGTGTACCAGCACCCGAGACGGTGGCTTCCGCCCGATTGGGACGAAGCCATGATTCCGTACCGCCCCGCGAGATATAAACGTCTCGCAGAGCGCTCACTCGCTCGGTCTCGGTAGCGTCGCGTTTCGACGCCGTTCTCGGCGTGGGGTCGGCCTCGACAGCGGTGTCACCGTCGAACGGTGGATTGGCGGGAGTTGCCCCACCGCAGGGTGTCGACCGCCGAGGGCGGCCATTCGGGACGCGACGTATCGCCGACCGGGGCGGTCGTGGCCTCGGCTCGATCGGGATGCGTGCGCGATCGCTTCCAGCCGACGGATGCGACGCGGGCACCAACGCTTCCAGTCGCGAACGCGACCCGGTCGCGCTCGCCGTTCGCGATCGGGTTCGTCGATCGAACGCGGAACGCGTGAGCGCGCATCGATGGGTGACCGAAGCTCACCGTGCACCGAAGGGTCGGTCAGTACAGGAGAAGCACCCACCGCTCAGTGCAACTGACCATCGATTCGCGGACCCCAGTTTCGTGCCGAAAACTGAATCTTGTACCGCGGTTCCGACACTATCAGCAATCTGTCCTGAGGTTGCGAGAATCAACCAGTCGAATCCGATACCGCAGGGAGCGTGAATAAGAACGTCGCGCCCTCGCCGGGTTCGGACTCGACCCAGATGTCCCCGCCGTGGCGCTCGACGATCCGGTCGCACAGCGCCAGCCCGATGCCCGACCCGCCGCTGTCGTCCCGGGGCTGCAATCGCTGAAACACCTCGAATACCCGATCCTGGTCAGCCGGCTCGATTCCGACCCCCTCGTCCTCGACGGACACGAGCCACTCCTGACCGTTCCGTTCGGCTGCGATGTGCACCCGCGGCGAGTCGTCTCCGCTGTACTGCAACGCGTTCGACAGCAAGTTCTGGAATACATGTCGCAGCTGGCTGCCATCCCCCATGACCCGGGGTAACTCCTCGACCTCGATGTCGGCGTTGCTCTCGCTTATCTGGACGCCCAAGTCCTGCTGGACATCCGCAATCACATCATTGAGGGCTACTGGCTCCAGAGGGACACCCTCCGTCTCCACGCGGGAGTACTGCAGCAAACCATCGATCATCTCTCGCATCCGGTCGGCCCCGTCCACCGCAAAATCGAGAAACTCCTGCGCCTCGTCATTCAGATTGTCCCCGTATCGGCATTCGATGAGTTGGAGGTAACTCGACACCATCCGCAGGGGCTCCTGGAGGTCATGGGAGGCCGCGTATGCGAACTGTTCCAAACGCTCGTTTGACTCCTCCAGCTCGCCGACTAACCGTTCGAGCCTGGACTCGTACTGCTCGTGCTCGATCGCCTCCGCAAGGATGTTCGCCACGCTCACGACGAAGGAGACGTCCTCCTCGCTGAACTCCCGTGGCTCCGTATCGTGCACGCCGAGGATGCCCCACGGGTTGTCGAATGGGCCGATGACCGTACTGATGCCGCTCCGCACGTCGTGATCCGTTAACAAAGCCGGCCCGCTGAACCGCGTCTCCGTCGCTAAATCCTCGACGACGATGGGCTGGTTGGTCTCCAAGGTGTACGCGGCTTGGGACTCGGCTTCGACAGCGGAGACGGTCGCATCTCCGACGATGCCCTCGTCCCAACCGACTCCCTGCCGGAGCAAGAGCGCCTCGGCGTCGGTGTCGAGGTCCAGCACCTTACAGTACTCGGCATCAAGGACGTCGGCAACGTTACGGACGGCCTCGTTCATGAGGGCGTCGAGGTCGTCCGTTTCGAGGGCGAACTTTCCGAGGTCGGCGACGGCCTGTTGCTGGTGTGCCAGCTTGTACGCCTCCTCTCGCGCTTCGTAGAGTTTCTGACTCTTGAGAAGCATGTCCGCCGTGAGGTGAGACTCGTCGACGTCGAGACCCTCGGTCGGGTCCGTTCCATCTTCTAGCATGGTGTTGACAAGGGGCGTGACATCCTGCACGTGGTGGATGATGTACGAGAGGGTTCCGTTCGAGTCGAAGAGAGGCGTATTGACCGGGCTCCACCACCGGTCCTCGAACGCACCCTCAGTTGCGTCCTGGTCCGGCACCGGATAGTGCGTCACTGGCATGACGTCTTCCTCGCGCAGCTCTTTGACCCGGCGAAGCGAGTGCCGCAGTTGGGGGACGCCCTCTGGGTCCGGATCGGCGGGATCGGCGGGAAAGACCTCGAACAGTGTCTGGCCGAGGATCGTCTCCCGCTCGGTCATGGTCGCCTCCAGATACGCGTCGCTGACGGCCACAATCTCGTAGTCGTTCGGTTGTACGATCAGATAGGGGTCGGGAACGGACTCGAACAGTTGGCGGACAGTCGATTCGGTAATCCCGGCCTCCGACCTCCCGTTCGCCTCTCCGTCCGGGCGCGGTCGCCACCAAACCCGAGCATCGGTACCAGCTTCCTTGGACTTCAGCTCACCGCGGCGTACCAGTTCTTCTAAGCAATTGTAGACGGTTCGTCGGGCCGTATCGAGCGAGCCTGCTACCTCTGGTGTCGTGAGGGGTTCGGTCGGATCATCGCGTTCGTCGAAGACGGCGAGAGCTTCCTCGTAGTCGTCTCCCGAAGGGCCCGATGACGACATACACACCTTAGAACTAGCCGTGCGTAAAGCGGTTCCGGCGATTGCACCAGGACCTGTCAGCGTCACCCGTTGACCAACCGGAATAGAACCCAGCGCGTGGAACTGTCGGAATATGGTGGCTCACCGTCGATGCAGACCTATCTGAGTAACCGACGACTGGTGAGGAATCGTGGACGACGGTGAACGCAAGAACCGGTGCAAACTATCGGGGAACGACGACACGGGAACTAAGCTATCCCTACAATGGAGACAGGCCTATCCTGGAATTACTTTCCTCGTCCACGGTCCCGCGACGACGAGGAACCGATCAGATCGTCGTCTCCGCGTCCTCGGAATCGACGACCTCGATGCCTCGATTGTTCACGGCCATCGGGTCCAGGCCGACCTCCTGGAGGAACTGCTTGTACTCGCGCTCGCACTGTTCGGCGTCTTTCTGCTTGTCGCTGGCGCGGTCACAGAGCGCGACGAGGTTCTCCGGAACGTCGTTCTGGTAGACGATCCAGTGGTTGATCAGGTCCGAGAGACGCCGAATGGGGCTGGTGAAGTGGCCGTAGATCTCGAAGTTGAGCGCGTGGTGGCCGCCGAAGGGATCGTTCATGTACCTCGCGCGGGGCATCACCTTCATCACGGCCCACTGGATCTTATCGAGCTGGCGGCCGGGCGCCTCCTCCAGGGTGGCGTTGACGGCCATTCGCGGGTCGTCCCACTTGTCGCCGGGGATCGAGACGCCGTCTAGATCCTGAATCTCCTGGAGGGCCTTCGACCACTCGTCGGGGCTGGGCTGGGGGTGGACGCGGTACATCGCCTCGACGCCGCGGTTCCACATGAGTTCGTGCGTGACGGCCTTGTTGGCCTTCAGCATGCACTCCTCGATGATGGTGTGGGCGCGGTCGCGCGAGGGGTTGAGCACCAGCGAGCCGTCCTCCTTGCGCTGTTCGTGCATCCGGTCGGCGAGGTCGTAGACCAGCGCGTTCTCCTCGTGCAGCGGGGCGTCGGGATCGTCGAGGCGGTTCTCGGCCTGGCTGTAGGTGAGGCGCTCGTCGGATTCGATGACGGACTTGTAGATGTCGATCGACTCGTAACCCAGGTCCTCCTTGTCGAGGTGCATCTCGACGGTGTGGGCGAAGCGCTCCTCGTTCGGGACGAGCGAGCAGACCGACTCGGCCAGGATCGGCGGCAGCATGTGGATGGTGTAACCCGGCAGGTAGACCGTGTTCCCGCGCTCGACGGCTTCGTCCCACATCGCCGTCTCGGGGTTGACGTAGTGGGTCACGTCGGCGATGTGAACCCAGAGGACGTACTCGTCGTCGCGCGCTTCGACGGAGATGGCGTCGTCGAAGTCCTGGGCGTCGATCGGGTCCGTCGTCCACGTCGTCAGGTCGCGCAGATCGCGGCGCTCGTCGATCGCCTCGTCGATATCCAGCTGGACGTCGCCGGATAGGTCCTCGGCTTCCGCGAGCACCGCGTCGGGAAACTCGTCCCGGATTTCGAACTTCTCGAAGAGCTCCTCGCGTTTGTTCTCGAGGTGGCGAGCGAGTTCCTCGTCGATCAGAACGGGGCCCTGGCCCTCGGCCGTGCCGGCTTCGGCCTGGGCGGCCTCCTCGGAAGCCTCGTCGGCTGTCGCGGCGTCTGCATCGTCCGCGGGCGAGGCGTCGTCGTCCCTGGCCGCCTCTTCGGTCGCCGCGACGTCTGCGTCGTCCGCGGCCGCCTCCTCGCCGGCCGCTGCGTCGTCGGTCATGACACCCTCTTGGGCCGAACGAGTGAAAGTCGTGTCGGACCGGACGGATCGATGCGATCGAACGGGCGAAAAATGAAAGCGTTCGGAAATGAGAACGTTTACGCTCGCCCCGACGAAGCCAGGAGTATGGCCGCAATCTCCCTCCGCGGCGTCACCAAAGCCTATCGCGGCGTCGCCGCCCTCAGCGGCATCGACCTCACCGTCGAACGCGGCGAGGTGTTCGGCTTTCTGGGGCCCAACGGCGCCGGCAAGTCGACGACGATCGACATCGTCCTGCGCTACACGCACCCGACCGACGGCCGCGTCGAGGTCCTCGGCCACGACGTCGCGAGCGAGCCGGTCGCCGTCCGCCGACGGACCGGCGTCCTCCCGGAAGGCGTCGCGCCGTTCGAGACGATGACCGGCCGCCAGCACGTCGAGTACGCCATCGAGGCGAACGCCGCCGACGACGACCCGGACGAGTTACTCGAACGGGTCGGCGTCGCCCACGCCGCCGATCGCCTCGCCTCCGGCTACTCGAAGGGCATGGCCCAGCGGCTCACCCTCGCGATGGCCCTCGTCAACGACCCCGATCTGTTGATCCTCGACGAACCCTCCACGGGGCTCGATCCCCACGGTGTCCGACGGATGCGCGAGATCGTCCGCGAGGAGCGCGACCGCGGCGCGACGGTCTTCTTCTCGAGTCACATCTTAGAACAGGTCGAGGCCGTCGCCGACCGCGTCGGTATCCTGAATCAGGGACGGTTGCTGACCGTCGACACGATCGACGGGCTCCGCGAGGGCGTCGGGGCCGCCGGCGAGTTGACCGTGACCCTCGATCCCGAGTCGACCGGGACCGGTAACCGTGCCGGCGATTCCGACGCCGTCGGACCGGGCCAGCGGGCCGTCGTCGATCCAGTGGCGGTCGCCGAATCCATCGATGGCGTCACCGACGCGACGCTGCGCGGCGAGGAACTCGTCGTCACCTGCCGCCCCGAGGCGAAACTGGCCGTCCTCGACGACCTCCGCGAGGTCGGTCTCACGATCCGTGACTTCAGCACCGATCAGACCTCGCTCGAGGACCTCTTCGTCTCCTACACGGAGGGCGAGCGATGAGCTGGACGCTGATCGCTCGCAAGGAACTCGGCGACCTCCGCCGGAACCGACAGCTGCACTGGATGACGATCCTCTTCGCCCTCCTCTTCGGCGTCATCGGGTACTTCTACGCCGACGGGACGAACGCGGGGCGCACCGACCCGACCGGCCTGATCACGCTGCTGGGGATGATCGGCTCGTTCATCGTGCCGATCGTCGCGCTCATGCTGTCCTACGAGACGGTCGTCAAGCGTCGCCACAACGGGCAACTCGAGCTCCAGCTCGGCTTTCCCCACCACCGGCGCGACGTCGTCCTGGGCGGCTACGTCGGTCGGTTCGTCGCCGTTTCGATCGTCGTCCTCGCCGGGCTCTGGGCGAGCGGCGCCGTCGCCTTCCTGCTGGGGGCCGGGATTCCCGCCGCGGCGTACCTCTCGTACCTCGTCGTCGCGCTCGTCCTCGCGTTGACCTACGTGGCGATGGGGATCGCGATTTCGGCCGGCGTCCGCTCGCCCTCGTGGGCCTCCGCGGCCGCCTTCGGCGGGTTCTTCCTGTTCGTGTTGGCCTGGCGGGCGGTTCCGGGCGGCGTCGCGTACGTCCTCAACGGTTTCAGCCGCCCACCGTCGCCGCCGTGGTGGAGCGAGTACGTCGCGACGCTCTCGCCGAGCGTCGCGAGTGGTGAACTCTTCGCCGCGATGGCGTCCCCGTCGGTCGGTCGCAACCTCGCGATGGGCGCCGACGGCGCCGGCCCCAGCTTCGCGCTCGCCGTCGTTCTCGGCTGGATCGTCCTCGTCCCCCTGCTCGGCTACTGGCGGTTCGATCGGACCGATCTCTGATCCCGAGGGGCGGTTCCCGGCGCCGCCTCACGACCGCTCGTCGTCGTTTCTATCGGCCGGTTCGTCGGGAAGGACGAGTTCGCCGTCGGGATCGATTTCCGTCCGTGCGGGGATCGGCTCCTCGGTCGGCGGTCGACGCGCAACCAGGCGCTGAAACCACGTCAGGTCGGTCGATCGGTCCGTGGGGATCGCCTCGTACGCGACGACGAGTCGCTCTCCCTCGGCGTAGATCCTGAACGTCGAGAGTCGGAAGGTGGGGTAGTAGATCCCCGGCAGGCGTGAAAAGCGCGTCTCGACGTGCTGGAGTTTCTTCAACCAGGTTCCGGTGTTGACCACGACGCGATCGCCCCACCTGGTGAGCGAGGCGCGGTGGGTGTGGCCGTAGACGAAGATCGCCACGTCGGAGCGGCTCTCGAAGACGGCTCTCGCGGCGTCGAGGAACGGTTCGTCGCCCTGGCCGACGCGCACCCCCGAGAGCACGACGCCGAACCGCGAGAACGTCCGCCGGAGATCGCGTCTGAAGAGCCACAGCGGAATCGCGAGCAACAGCAAGACGGCGACGATCACGAGGTTGATCGCGACGACGAGTTCGAGGACGATGTCGGCGATGCCGAGCGCGTGAACCACCGGATTGTCGGTGAAGACCCACCGCGGAACGACGCCGACGGTTTCCAGGATAGTCCCGGCGAGGTACAACAGCGTGAGGTTGAAAAACAGCAGCAGCGGGACGACGACGGCGCGGAGGATCGGGCTCATCTCGCGATAGAAGTAGTTCGAGAAGAGCCACCGGGGCACCTCCTCCATCGGGGCGACGGACTGGACGTCGCGCAGCCAGTTGCCGCTGGCGCGAGACGCGTACTCGCCGGCCGCGTCGACGATCCGCCGGACGACGAAGTAACCGACCGGCAGCGCGTGCGGGTTGCCCCAGTCCGGCAGCCGATTGTTCGCGTCGCGTTGCTGGCCGTGCTCGATCCAGATCGTCGCCTCGCCCACCTCGCGCGTGATCGAGACGGCCGGCTCGAGCGAGAGGTTGTACTCCGCGAGGCGGTCCACCAGCGAGGGGTAACACGCCAGGTCGTAGTCGTGGTTGCCCGGGATCAGCGTGACGTCGATCGCGGCCCCGGTCGCGCGAAACTGCTCGAACAGGCGGGGGTGTTCCGCGATCACCCGATCGAGCGCCGCCGGCCCGGTCAGCTCGCCGTACTCCCAGAGCCCGAACGCGTCGCCGTTGACGATCAACTCGACGTCGCCGCCGACCCGTTCCAGTTCGGCGAGGAAGTCCAGAAGTTCCGCCTCGCAGTCGAACGCGGAGAGTTCGCCCTCGCCGCCGAGGTGCAGGTCGCTGATGAAGACGTATTCGGTAGCCATTCGGTCGGGTCGTCCCCTACCACGACCGTCGGGGTAGTGGTTTGCCCGGAGGACCGCCGAGATACCGAGTTGGCCGCCGGTCGCGGGTAGTCACGGACGACCCACCGTCGTATCGGACGGCGATCGGTCCGTACAACTACGGTTAAATGGACGCGTCCGCAAGGGGCGGTATGCAGGTGAAATCGCGTCACCACCTCCGCAGCGACGACGTCGCGGCGGTCGAGACGGCGGTCGGGGAGCAACTCGGGGTCGATCTCGACGGCGACGCCTACGAACGGGTGGCATTCGAGGACGCGGACTGGGAGGTCGTCCTCGTCGACGGCGAGCCGCTGGTCGCGTACTTCGACGAGGAACCGTTTCTGACCGTTCGCGGGGCGAACGCAACCGACCCGACCGACCGGCTGGTCATCGTCGACGCCGGCGCCGTCTCCTTCGTGAGCGACGGCGCCGACGTGATGCGTCCCGGCATCGCCGACGTGCGCGGCGATATCTCCGCGGGCGACCTCGTCCTGGTCGCCGAGGAGTCTCACGAGAAGGTGCTGGCGATCGGGCGATCGCGCGTCGACGGCGACGACCTGCTCGGCGACTCGGGAAAAGTGATCGACTCGCTGCACTTCGTCGGCGACGATCTCTACACGTTCAGCGGGTGAGCCGCAGACGACCGGAAGAGGCTGAGCGGTGGCCGCGGACGGGCTGGACCGCCACCGCGCTCAGGTCGCCGACTCCTCCAGCGAATCCGCCTCGTAGGCCGCCGCGTAGCGGTCCATGAGTTCCTCGTAGCCCTCGACGGCGAGGTCGTACGTCTCGCGAAGGTCGGCGACCGGCCGGTCGGAGGCGTCGACGCGCAGGTCGTTGTACGACGGGAAGAACGCGTAGTCGGCGGTATCC
Coding sequences within it:
- a CDS encoding ABC transporter ATP-binding protein; the protein is MAAISLRGVTKAYRGVAALSGIDLTVERGEVFGFLGPNGAGKSTTIDIVLRYTHPTDGRVEVLGHDVASEPVAVRRRTGVLPEGVAPFETMTGRQHVEYAIEANAADDDPDELLERVGVAHAADRLASGYSKGMAQRLTLAMALVNDPDLLILDEPSTGLDPHGVRRMREIVREERDRGATVFFSSHILEQVEAVADRVGILNQGRLLTVDTIDGLREGVGAAGELTVTLDPESTGTGNRAGDSDAVGPGQRAVVDPVAVAESIDGVTDATLRGEELVVTCRPEAKLAVLDDLREVGLTIRDFSTDQTSLEDLFVSYTEGER
- a CDS encoding ABC transporter permease; the protein is MSWTLIARKELGDLRRNRQLHWMTILFALLFGVIGYFYADGTNAGRTDPTGLITLLGMIGSFIVPIVALMLSYETVVKRRHNGQLELQLGFPHHRRDVVLGGYVGRFVAVSIVVLAGLWASGAVAFLLGAGIPAAAYLSYLVVALVLALTYVAMGIAISAGVRSPSWASAAAFGGFFLFVLAWRAVPGGVAYVLNGFSRPPSPPWWSEYVATLSPSVASGELFAAMASPSVGRNLAMGADGAGPSFALAVVLGWIVLVPLLGYWRFDRTDL
- a CDS encoding PAS domain-containing sensor histidine kinase is translated as MSSSGPSGDDYEEALAVFDERDDPTEPLTTPEVAGSLDTARRTVYNCLEELVRRGELKSKEAGTDARVWWRPRPDGEANGRSEAGITESTVRQLFESVPDPYLIVQPNDYEIVAVSDAYLEATMTERETILGQTLFEVFPADPADPDPEGVPQLRHSLRRVKELREEDVMPVTHYPVPDQDATEGAFEDRWWSPVNTPLFDSNGTLSYIIHHVQDVTPLVNTMLEDGTDPTEGLDVDESHLTADMLLKSQKLYEAREEAYKLAHQQQAVADLGKFALETDDLDALMNEAVRNVADVLDAEYCKVLDLDTDAEALLLRQGVGWDEGIVGDATVSAVEAESQAAYTLETNQPIVVEDLATETRFSGPALLTDHDVRSGISTVIGPFDNPWGILGVHDTEPREFSEEDVSFVVSVANILAEAIEHEQYESRLERLVGELEESNERLEQFAYAASHDLQEPLRMVSSYLQLIECRYGDNLNDEAQEFLDFAVDGADRMREMIDGLLQYSRVETEGVPLEPVALNDVIADVQQDLGVQISESNADIEVEELPRVMGDGSQLRHVFQNLLSNALQYSGDDSPRVHIAAERNGQEWLVSVEDEGVGIEPADQDRVFEVFQRLQPRDDSGGSGIGLALCDRIVERHGGDIWVESEPGEGATFLFTLPAVSDSTG
- a CDS encoding RNA-binding protein — protein: MQVKSRHHLRSDDVAAVETAVGEQLGVDLDGDAYERVAFEDADWEVVLVDGEPLVAYFDEEPFLTVRGANATDPTDRLVIVDAGAVSFVSDGADVMRPGIADVRGDISAGDLVLVAEESHEKVLAIGRSRVDGDDLLGDSGKVIDSLHFVGDDLYTFSG
- a CDS encoding RNB domain-containing ribonuclease, whose product is MTDDAAAGEEAAADDADVAATEEAARDDDASPADDADAATADEASEEAAQAEAGTAEGQGPVLIDEELARHLENKREELFEKFEIRDEFPDAVLAEAEDLSGDVQLDIDEAIDERRDLRDLTTWTTDPIDAQDFDDAISVEARDDEYVLWVHIADVTHYVNPETAMWDEAVERGNTVYLPGYTIHMLPPILAESVCSLVPNEERFAHTVEMHLDKEDLGYESIDIYKSVIESDERLTYSQAENRLDDPDAPLHEENALVYDLADRMHEQRKEDGSLVLNPSRDRAHTIIEECMLKANKAVTHELMWNRGVEAMYRVHPQPSPDEWSKALQEIQDLDGVSIPGDKWDDPRMAVNATLEEAPGRQLDKIQWAVMKVMPRARYMNDPFGGHHALNFEIYGHFTSPIRRLSDLINHWIVYQNDVPENLVALCDRASDKQKDAEQCEREYKQFLQEVGLDPMAVNNRGIEVVDSEDAETTI
- a CDS encoding antibiotic biosynthesis monooxygenase family protein, with the protein product MYLVTFRLDPGEYDDEFHQLNDAIQAVAEETDGYRGKRTWNHPENDEVLVVYYWESLDALESFGADPDHERAKQRWTEWYDAYEVTITEVVETYGSGFGDDASPPA
- a CDS encoding ester cyclase, producing the protein MIREYYAAWDAGDPDAIAAFFADDFSTTYTDWMGEEVRVAPADVHDWIAGWLDSMAEMTHQIHELVAEGDQVVANVTYRAIHDGTIHGIEPTGNTVEVEEYLRFRLENGTIVELDWVSDDLSLLTQLGLTLPIEA
- a CDS encoding metallophosphoesterase; translation: MATEYVFISDLHLGGEGELSAFDCEAELLDFLAELERVGGDVELIVNGDAFGLWEYGELTGPAALDRVIAEHPRLFEQFRATGAAIDVTLIPGNHDYDLACYPSLVDRLAEYNLSLEPAVSITREVGEATIWIEHGQQRDANNRLPDWGNPHALPVGYFVVRRIVDAAGEYASRASGNWLRDVQSVAPMEEVPRWLFSNYFYREMSPILRAVVVPLLLFFNLTLLYLAGTILETVGVVPRWVFTDNPVVHALGIADIVLELVVAINLVIVAVLLLLAIPLWLFRRDLRRTFSRFGVVLSGVRVGQGDEPFLDAARAVFESRSDVAIFVYGHTHRASLTRWGDRVVVNTGTWLKKLQHVETRFSRLPGIYYPTFRLSTFRIYAEGERLVVAYEAIPTDRSTDLTWFQRLVARRPPTEEPIPARTEIDPDGELVLPDEPADRNDDERS